In a genomic window of Drosophila takahashii strain IR98-3 E-12201 chromosome 3L, DtakHiC1v2, whole genome shotgun sequence:
- the Rpn12R gene encoding 26S proteasome non-ATPase regulatory subunit 8: MSNLYTELKNEWSKHAPNLAHCSHLLDGFKLELVRSNFGTIQVSSSSKQKDQLIKSREMLEIAVEHSITIRDYAAFERYMAQLNTYYYDYDKYLESSKHMHKFMGLNLLYMLATNRIADFHIELERLPSALLLHDTFIHPVLALENYYMEGRYNKILQAKKSMPSEIYANFMDMLVNTAREEIASCMEKSYLKMAPKQAAQRLGLRPGSKELLDLANRRRWQMDEEGNYDYAGLHTKTSDKVPAKDIATHNLTYAQELEKIV, encoded by the coding sequence CCCCGAATTTGGCCCATTGCTCCCATCTGCTGGATGGTTTCAAATTGGAGCTGGTGAGGTCCAATTTCGGGACAATTCAGGTCTCATCGAGTTCGAAACAAAAGGACCAACTAATCAAATCCCGGGAGATGCTGGAGATCGCCGTGGAACACAGCATTACCATCAGGGATTATGCTGCGTTCGAGAGATACATGGCCCAGTTGAATACCTACTACTATGATTACGACAAGTATCTGGAGTCATCCAAGCACATGCACAAGTTCATGGGTCTAAATCTGCTCTACATGTTGGCCACAAATCGGATTGCCGACTTTCACATTGAACTAGAGCGCTTGCCGTCGGCTTTGCTGCTCCACGATACCTTCATACATCCCGTTTTGGCCCTGGAGAACTACTACATGGAGGGGCGGTACAACAAGATACTGCAAGCCAAGAAATCGATGCCCTCGGAGATCTACGCGAACTTCATGGACATGCTGGTCAACACGGCTCGCGAGGAGATCGCCTCCTGTATGGAGAAGTCTTACCTCAAGATGGCACCCAAACAGGCGGCTCAGCGTTTGGGTCTGCGTCCCGGTTCCAAGGAGCTTTTGGATCTGGCCAACAGACGTCGTTGGCAAATGGATGAGGAGGGGAACTACGACTACGCCGGACTCCATACCAAAACATCGGATAAGGTCCCTGCCAAGGACATTGCCACCCATAATCTCACTTATGCCCAGGAGCTGgagaaaattgtttaa
- the LOC108063689 gene encoding uncharacterized protein translates to MRFHLVICFLLGLFLTKFSVALIFKMTNVMCETYNKTWFEFHHCRLKAVSRDRVVFNMNGTILHPASNIQTKIKIYKRENGLKPWLVDVKIETCRFMRTRYDPVAKIVFGLFQQFSNINHTCPYVGPQVLEGFYLKPELLGLPFPTGQYLLALRWYFDKRLQFDTNVSFLFVEDHVKSDRIQSN, encoded by the exons ATGCGGTTTCATTTAGTCATTTGTTTTCTACttggtttatttttgacaaaatttaGT GTTGCGCTCATTTTCAAGATGACAAACGTTATGTGTGAGACCTATAATAAAACCTGGTTTGAGTTTCATCACTGCCGTCTAAAGGCCGTAAGTCGAGACAGGGTTGTATTCAATATGAACGGAACTATTTTGCATCCAGCTTCTAATATACAAaccaaaattaagatttacaAAAGAGAAAATGGCTTAAAGCCTTGGCTCGTCGACGTTAAAATTGAAACTTGCCGCTTCATGCGAACAAGATATGATCCTGTGGCCAAAATAGTTTTCGGGCTCTTTCAACAATTTAGCAATATTAATCACACGTGTCCCTATGTG GGACCACAGGTTTTGGAGGGATTTTATCTGAAGCCTGAACTATTGGGTCTACCTTTTCCGACTGGTCAATATCTGTTGGCCTTAAGATGGTACTTCGATAAGAGACTGCAATTCGATACAAATGTCAGTTTCTTATTTGTCGAGGACCATGTGAAATCCGATCGAATACAATCCAATTGA
- the LOC108063687 gene encoding uncharacterized protein, whose product MRINLVLCALLVVFFANFTVALVFKMTNAVCESYNKSWFEFHTCRLKAQSRDRVVFNMNGTILHPANIIHTHMKIYKRESGFKPWLIDSKIDTCRFMRTNYDPVGKIVFGLFQQFSNINHTCPYVGPQVLQGFYLKPELLYLPFPTGQYLLAIRWFFDRKLQFDTNVSFIFEEDFRKSN is encoded by the exons ATGCGGATCAATTTAGTTCTTTGTGCTCTCCTGGTTGtgttttttgccaattttact GTGGCGCTTGTTTTTAAGATGACGAACGCTGTGTGTGAAAGCTATAATAAATCGTGGTTCGAATTCCATACCTGCCGCCTTAAGGCCCAAAGTCGAGACagagttgtttttaatatgaaTGGAACTATTCTTCATCCGGCTAATATTATACACACTCATATGAAGATTTACAAAAGAGAAAGTGGTTTTAAGCCTTGGCTTATTGACTCCAAAATCGACACTTGTCGCTTTATGCGAACAAATTATGATCCTGTTGGTAAAATTGTCTTTGGCCTCTTTCAACAATTTAGCAACATTAACCACACGTGTCCGTATGTG GGACCTCAGGTTTTGCAGGGATTTTATCTGAAGCCTGAATTGTTGTATCTACCATTTCCAACGGGTCAATATCTGTTGGCTATAAGATGGTTTTTTGATAGAAAACTACAATTCGATACCAATGTCAGTTTTATCTTTGAAGAGGATTTCAGGAAATCCAACTAA